One window of the Procambarus clarkii isolate CNS0578487 unplaced genomic scaffold, FALCON_Pclarkii_2.0 HiC_scaffold_99, whole genome shotgun sequence genome contains the following:
- the LOC138360180 gene encoding ring-infected erythrocyte surface antigen-like, which produces MSPSYYYVFQGQEHNTENQEEHSTDNQEEHSTDNQEEHSTDNQEEHSADNQEEHSADNQEEHSADNQEEHSADNQQEHSTDNQVEHSTDNQEEHSTDNQEEHSTDNQEEHSADNQEEHSADNQEEHSADNQEEHSADNQEEHSADNQQEHSADNQ; this is translated from the exons ATGTCTCCGTCTTACTATtacgtcttccagggac AGGAACACAACACAgagaaccaagaggaacacagcacagataaccaagaggaacacagcacagataaccaagaggaacacagtacAGATAACCAGGAGGAACACAGTGCAGATAACCAGGAGGAACACAgtgcagataaccaagaggaacacagcgcagataaccaagaggaacacagtgcagataaccaacaggaacacagcacagataaccaagtggaacacagcacagataaccaagaggaacacagcacagataaccaagaggaacacagtacAGATAACCAGGAGGAACACAgtgcagataaccaagaggaacacagtgcagataaccaagaggaacacagtgcagataaccaagaggaacacagtgcagataaccaagaggaacacagcgcaGATAACCAACAGGAACACAGTGCAGATAACCaatag